The Actinotalea sp. JY-7876 sequence CGACCCCGCGCCGCGCAGCGGCGCGGGCATGACCGTCGTCGTGCCGTAGCAGCGCGGCGCGCGGGGATGCGCCCGCGGAGGCGGCAAGATCGCCTCGTGCAGCAGAGTCCCTCGATCGACGGCCGCGCCGACACCGCGCACGGTGAGGTGCACCTCGAGGTGGCGCTCCCGGCGGCCACGTCCGACGTCTGGCGGGCGCTGACCGACGGCGAGCACACCGTGCGCTGGCTGGGACGCCTGGACGGCGTGGTCGCCGAGGGCGTCCGGTTCGATCTGTGGCACGACGAGCACGTCCGGTCGCGGCACGCCGTGCTGCAGTGGGAACCGCGCCGACTGCTGATCCTCACCTGGGACTTCCCCGAGGAGCGGCCGAGCCGGCTCACCGTCGCCCTGGACGAGGTGGCGCCGTCGAGCACGACCCTGACCCTGCACCACGAGGACCTGGACGACGCGGTGTCCTACGCCGCCGGCTGGCACCGGCACCTCGAGTACCTGCACGCCCACCTGGCGGGCGACGACCTCCCGTTCGACGACTTCTGGACCGGTTACGACGACCTGGTCGAGCACTACACGGACCGGCCCGATCGCCGGCCCCGCGCCTGATCCATCGGCGCCCGCGACGGCGGCCGGCCGCCTGGTGAACGCCCCCGACGTCGTGTCGGACGCCGCGGGTATCGTGGCCGTCGTCTCCCCTCGCACCAGACCCAGGAGCCCTTCTGTGGGACGAGTCGTCGTCGATGTGATGCCGAAGCCCGAGATCCTCGACCCGCAGGGCAAGGCCGTCGCCAACGCCCTGCCGCGGCTCGGGTTCCACGGGTTCACGAGCGTGCGCCAGGGCAAGCGGTTCGAGCTCGAGGTCGACGGCGAGGTCACCGAGGAGGTGCTCGAGGCCGTCCGTCGGGCCGCCGAGACCCTGCTGTCGAACCCCGTGATCGAGGACGTCGTGCGCGTCGCGGTCGCCGACGAGGTCGGCGCGTGAGCACCCCGACGATCGCGCGGCCGGCTGCCGACGCGCGCGTCGACGGCGCCCGCATCGGCGTCGTCACCTTCCCCGGGACGCTCGACGACCGCGACGCCGCGCGCGCCGTGCGCCTCGCGGGCGGCGAGCCGGTCGCGCTCTGGCACGCCGACGCCGACCTGCACGGGGTCGACGCCGTCGTCCTGCCGGGCGGCTTCTCCTACGGCGACTACCTGCGCGCCGGCGCCATCAGCAGCTTCGCGCCCGTGATGGGCACGCTCGTCGACGCCGCACGGGGCGGCCTGCCCGTGCTGGGCATCTGCAACGGCTTCCAGGTGCTCTGCGAGGCGCACCTGCTACCCGGCGCCATGATCAAGAACGACCACCGGACCTTCCTGTGCCGCGAGCAGGTGCTCGTCGTGGAGAACGCGACGACCGCCTGGACCGGCGACTTCGAGCAGGGCGAGAAGATCGTCATCCCGCTCAAGAACCAGGACGGCCAGTACGTGGCGTCCGAGCGTGACCTCGACGAGCTCGAGGCCGAGGGCCGCGTGGTGTTCCGCTACGACGGCTGGAACCCGAACGGCTCGCGGCGCGCCATCGCCGGCATCGCGAACGCCGCGGGCAACGTCGTGGGCCTCATGCCGCACCCCGAGCACGCCGTCGAGCCGGGCTTCGGCCCCGACAGCGCGGCCGGTCCGCGCCTGGGCACGGACGGCCTGCGGTTCTTCACGTCGGTCCTCGCCACGCTCGTCCGCTGATGCGCCCGACGGGCACGCGCGCGTGAGCGCCCCGTCACCCGCGTCGGGCGGCGCCGCCGCGACGCCGACCGTCGCGGTCGAGCGGGTGCCCTGGGACGACCCCGACGCCGCGCGCCTGCGCGAGGAGCAGCAGACCGAGCTCGCCGCCCGGTACGACGGCGTCGGCGACATCGAGCCCGTGCTGCCGCCGGACGAGATGCTCGCGACCGTCGTCGTCCGGCTCGACGGCGAGGTGGTCGGATGCGGCTCGCTGCGCGCCGCGTCCGGGTACGGCGACGGCTACGGCGAGCTCAAGCGCATGTTCGTGCGCCCCGCGGCACGCGGCAGGGGACTGTCCCGGGCGGTGCTCGCCGAGCTCGAGCGGCTCGCGGTCGAGCACGGCCTGCGGCGGCTCGTCCTCGAGACCGGCGTCCGCCAACCCGAGGCGATCGCCCTCTACCGCTCGACGGGCTACGAGCGCATCGACAACTACGGGCCCTACACCGACGAGCCGACGTCGGTCTGCTACGCGCGCTGGCTCACGCCGGAGCCCGAGCCGCGCTGAGCGCCGACGCCGCGCCGGGCGTCCGGCCTCAGCCGAGCGGGACCACCCGGCCCTCGAGGTGCTTGCGCGCCCTGCGGGCGTCCCACGCCACGAAGCCGTAGCCGTCGTCGTCGGGAGACACGCGGACCGAGGCCGTGCCCGGCAGCAGGACCGGCGCCGCGAACTCGACGTCCCAGCGGTACGCGTCGCCGCGCGCCGCCGGCCCGACGTCGGCCAGGGCCCGGGCGGCCGTGTACATGCCGTGCGCGATCGCCCGCGGGAACCCGAACGCCTTCGCCGCGAGCGCGGACGTGTGGATCGGGTTCCGGTCGCCCGAGACCTCGGCGTACTGCCGCCCCACGTCCGCGCCCAGGCGCCACTGCCCGGTGGGCGTCGGCGGGATCCAGGCGAAGCGCGGCTCCTTCTCGGGCCGCGCGGCGCCCGCGACGCGCACGCCGCGCGCGAGGTACGTCGACGTGCCGGACCACACGACGAGGCCGTCGACGCTGATCTCGCCGACCAGGTCGACGACGGTCCCGGCGTGGTGCGGCCGCAGGTCGCGCGCGCCCACCTGCACGTCGAGCGGCGCGTCGAGGCGCACGGGCCGGTGCTGCTCCACCCGGTTGGCCACGTGCACCATCCCGAGCAGCGGCAGCGGGAAGTCGCCGCGGATCATCAGTGCCGTCTGCAGCGGGAAGGCGAGCACGTGCAGGAACCCGGCCGGCAGGACGTCGCCCGCGGGCTCGCCCACGAGGTGCTGGTACGCGGTGAGCCGCTCGACGTCGGCCCGCACGTGGTGCACGCGCAGGTCGACGGCGGGCAGCTGCTCGGGTGCGACCGGGCGCCGCGGCGCCATCATCGCGACCGCCGACGTCGTGACGCCCTTGACGTACGTGCGCGCGAGCGGCGGCATGGTGCGCAGCTCGACGACCTGCCGGCCGGTCCTCATGCGCCGACCAGGCTCTGGCCGCACACGCGCAGCACCTGGCCGTTGACGCCCCCGGCCTGCGGCGACGCGAGGAACGCGATCGCCTCGGCGACGTCGACCGGCTGCCCGCCCTGCTGCAGCGAGGACAGGCGACGGGCGAACTCGCGCGTCGCGAACGGGATGCTCGCCGTCATGTCGGTCTCGATGAACCCCGGCGCGACGGCGTTCGCGGTCCCGCCCAGCGCCGCCAGGCGGGGCGCGAACGCGCGCACCATCCCGATGACGCCGGCCTTGGACGCGCCGTAGTTCGTCTGGCCGCGGTTGCCGGCGATGCCGCTCGTCGAGGCGAGCGCGATGATGCGCGGCGCGGCGCCCAGCGAGCCGGACCCCAGCAGCTCCTCGGTGATCCGCAGCGGCGCCGTGACGTTCACCGCGAGCACCGGGTCCCACTTCTCGGGCGTCATGTTGACCAGCAGCTTGTCGCGCAGCACGCCGGCGTTGTGCACGACGACGTCGAGGCGCCCGTGGCGGGCGCCGACGTGCGCGAGGATCCGCGCCGCGGCGTCGTCGGCGGTGACGTCGAGCTGGAGCGCGGTCCCGTGCACCTCGTTCGCGACGGCGGCGAGGGCCTCACCGGCCGCGGGCACGTCGACGACGACGAGCGTCGCGCCGTCGCGCGCCAGGGTGCGGGCGATCGCCGCGCCGATGCCGCGCGCGGCGCCGGTGACGACGGCGACCTGGCCCTCGAGCGGCTTGTCCCAGTCGGCCGGCAGCGCGCCGCCCGACGACGTGACGTGCAGCGGCTGCCCGTCGACGTACGCGGACCGGCCCGAGAGCAGGAAGCGCAGGGCGCCGACCGCGCTCGGCGCCGTGACGTCCACGCCCTCGGCCAGGACGATGCCGTTGCCGGTCGCGCCGCCGCGCAGCTCCTTGGCCAGCGAGCGCAGCATGCCGTCGACGCCCTGCCGGGCCGCGGCCACGGGTGCCGCGACGGCGCCGGGCTCGCCGGGCTCGCGGGAGACGACGACGACGCGGCCGCCCGGGGCGAGCCGCTTCACGGCGGGCGCGACGGACAGCATCGGCTGCGTGAGGTCGGCCGGCGCCGCGACGTGCGTCAGGACCAGGACGATCGCGCCGAAGCGGTCGGCGTCGCCCGTCGGGTGGCGGTGGACGTCGAGGTCCCACGCGAGCAGCTGCTCGGCGATCGCGTCGGCGTCCGCCTCGGCGCCCGCGTCCGGCACCACGAGCACGGGGCCGGGCACCAGCGGGGCCGCCGGGTCGTGGCGGCGCAGCACCGCGGGCCGGGGGAGGCCGAGCTGCTTGGCGATCTTCTTCGTGAGCCCGGAGTTGACCAGGCCCAGGTACGTGTCGGTCACGCTGCCTCCATGATCGCGACGACGGCCTGGCCACCCGCGGCGCAGACCGAGATGAGACCGCGGCTGCCCGGGCCCTTGGCGGCGAGCGCCTTGGCGAGCGTCGCGACGATGCGGCCGCCCGTGGCGGCGAACGGGTGCCCGGCGGCGAGCGACGAGCCGTGGACGTTGAGGCGGCTGCGGTCGATCGACCCCAGCGCACCCGGCAGCCCGAGGCGCTCGCGGCAGAACTCCTCGGACTCCCACGCGGCGAGGTTGCACAGCACGGTGGCCGCGAACGCCTCGTGGATCTCGTAGAAGTCGAAGTCCTGGAGGGTGAGCCCGTTGCGGGCCAGCAGGCGCGGCACGGCGTGCGCGCCCGCCATGAGCAGCCCGTCGCGGCCGTGCACGAAGTCCACGGCGCCCGGCTCGGCGTCGACGATCGACGCGAGCACGGGAAGACCGCGCTCGGCGGCCCACGCGTCGCTCGCGAGGAGCACCGTCGAGGCGCCGTCGGACAGCGGGGTGGAGTTGCCCGCGGTCATGGTCGGCGGGGTGTCCAGGGTCTTGCCGAAGACCGGCTTGAGGGCCCCGAGCTTCTCGAGCGAGGTGTCGGCGCGCAGGTTCGCGTCGCGCGTCAGGCCCCGGTAGGGCGTGAGCAGGTCGTCGAAGAACCCGGCGTCGTAGGCCGCCGCGAGGTTGTGGTGGCTCGCGAGCGCGAGCTCGTCCTGCGCCTCGCGGGTGATCTTCCAGGCGGCGGTGGTCAGGGCCTGGTGCTCACCCATGGACAGGCCGGTCCGCGGCTCGCCGGTGGTCGGCGCCGAGGGCGCCAGGTGCGCGGGGCGTAGCCGGGCGACGGCGGCCAGCCGCTGCTGCGGCGTCCGGGCCCGCGACAGGTCGAGCAGGATGCGGCGCAGCGGGTCGCTCACGACGATCGGCGCGTCCGACGTGGAGTCCACCCCGCCCGCGATGCCCGACTCGATCTGGCCGAGGCGGATCTTGTTGCTCAGCCCGACGACGGTCTCGAGGCCGGTCGCGCACGCCTGCTGCAGGTCGTAGGCGGGGGTCTCGGGTGAGAGCGGCGACCCGAGGACGGCCTCGCGCGCCAGGTTGAAGTCCTTGGAGTGCTTGAGGACGGCACCCGCCGCGACCTCGCCGATGCGCTCGTCGGCCAGGCCGAAGCGCGCGACGAGGCCGTCGAGCGCGGCCCCGAGCATGTCGAGGTTGCTCGCCCGGACGTAGGGGCCGCCCGAGCGGGCGAACGGGATGCGGTTGCCGCCCACGACCACCGCGCGGCGCGGGGCGCCTGCCGGGGTCTGCGGTGGCGTGGGTGCGGGGGTGGTGGGTGCCGCCATGGGGAACGGGGTCCTCTCGCGTCGTCGTCGAGCAGCGATGGTGGTGCACGCGCCTACCGGGACCACCGTCCCGGGTCTGCCGGGAGCGGTGCTGGTAGTGCCTGGGACCGACAGTACCTGATACCGTCGGTTTCGTGAGTCCGATCACACCGGCGACGTCGCCGGAGCCGCTGACCGACGCCGCGCCCGAGCGCGCCGTCGGCGGGCCGCCCGTGAGCGGGCAGCCGGACACCGAGGCGGCCGACGGCCGCTCGCGCCGCTGGGACGACCACCGCGCCGCGCGCCGCGCCGAGCTCGTGCGGGCCGCCCGTCGCGCCGTGCACCGCATTGGACCGGACGTCTCGATGGAGGAGATCGCGGCGGCCGCCGGGACGTCCAAGTCGATCGTCTACCGCTACTTCGTGGACAAGACCGGGCTCCAGGTCGCGGTCGGCGAGGCCGTCGTCGCGCAGATGCACGCGGCGCTCGACGAGGCGTCCAGCCGCGCCGCGACGCCGCGCGAGGGCCTGCGCTCGATGATCGACGTCTACCTCGCCATGGTCGAGACCTCGCCGAACGTCTACTGGTTCGTCACGCGCCCCGTCTCCGAGGACGCCTCGGCGCCCCTGGGCCACTTCCTCGAGGCCGTCGCGGCGCTCGTCGCGCGGCCGTTCGCCCGCGTGCTGACCGAGGACCGCGACGACGAGGACGGCGACGGGGCCGACGTCGGCGCCGCGCGCCAGGCCGACGTCTGGGCCGCCGGCGCCGTCGGCTTCGTCCGCGGCACGGGCGACTGGTGGCTCACGCACCGCGACGCACCGGGTGCGCCCACGCGCGAGGAGCTCGTCGAGCGCATCACGGCCTGGCTCTGGGCGGGCCCCGTGAGCGTCCTGGCCCGCACCCGCACGGCGCGCCCCGCCCACGACGACCCCGCTCACGACCCCGCCGACGACCCGACCACCGCCGAGAACCCGGCAGCCGCCGGCCTCAACGACGAGGAGCAGCCATGACCACCCTGAGCGAGAAGCGAGCGCGCGGAACGAGCGAGCCGCGCGTCGACGTCCCCGCGCTGGAGGAGGTGCTGCTCGGACGCTGGGCGCCGATCCGCCGCGCGGCGCGCGAGCTCCTCAAGGACCCGCGCTTCCACCGCGTCGAGGGTCAGTCGACGGACGTGCACCGCGAGCGCGTGCTCGAGCAGCTGCGCATCCTCGCGACCGAGGGCGACGTGCTCCGCTCCTTCCCGACCGAGCTGGGCGGGGCCGACGACCACGGCGGCAGCCTCGCGCGGTTCGAGGAGGTCATCACGGCGGACCCGTCGCTGCAGATCAAGGCGGGGGTCCAGTGGGGCCTGTTCGCGTCGGCGATCCTGCACCTGGGCACCGAGGAGCACCACGCGCGCCTGCTGCCGGGCGCCATGTCCGTCGACGTCCCCGGTGCCTTCGCGATGACGGAGACCGGCCACGGCTCCGACGTCGCGAGCATCGGCACGACGGCGACCTACGACCCGCAGACGCAGGAGTTCGACCTGCACACGCCCTTCCGGGCCGCGTGGAAGGACTACCTCGGCAACGCCGCGGTGCACGGCACGGCCGCCGTCGTCTTCGCGCAGCTGGTGACGGCGGCGCCCGGCGGGCCGAAGGTCAACCACGGCGTGCACGCGTTCTACGTGCCCCTGCGCGACCCGGAGACGCTGGAGTTCCTGCCGGGCATCGGGGGCGAGGACGACGGCCTCAAGGGCGGGCTCAACGGCATCGACAACGGCCGCCTGCACTTCACCCACGTGCGCGTCCCGCGGGCGAACCTGCTCAACCGCTACGGCGACGTCGCGGCCGACGGCACGTACTCCTCGCCGATCCCGAGCCCGGGCCGCCGCTTCTTCACCATGCTCGGCACGCTCGTGCAGGGCCGCGTCTCCCTCGACGGCGCCGCCGTGAACGTCGGCAAGCTCGCGATGATCATCGCGGTGACCTACGCCAACCAGCGCCGCCAGTTCGCCGGACCGCAGTCGAACGAGGAGGTCGTGCTCCTCGACTACGCGGAGCACCAGCGGCGCCTGCTCCCGCTGCTGGCGCAGACCTACGCGGGCGCCTTCGCGCACGAGCGGCTGCTGGAGACGTTCGACGCCGTGTTCTCCGGCGCGAGCGACACGGACGAGGACCGCGAGAACCTCGAGACCATCGCGGCGACCCTCAAGCCGGCGTCGACCTGGCACGCCCTGGCCGCGCTCCAGGGGGCGCGCGAGGCGTGCGGGGGCGCGGGCTTCCTCACGGAGAACCGGCTCACGTCGCTGCGCGCCGACCTCGACGTCTACGTGACCTTCGAGGGCGACAACACCGTGCTGCTCCAGCTCGTGGCCAAGCGCCTGCTCGCCGACCACGCCAAGGAGTTCAAGGACATCGACGCGGGCGGCGTCGCGCGCTACGTCGCCGGCCGCGCCGCCGACGTCGCGCTGCACCGCACGCCGCTGCTGCGGGTGGTGCAGACGCTGTCCGACGGCGGCGACGCGCGTCGCTCGGCGGGCCAGCTGCGGGAGACGAGCACCCAGCGCGAGCTGCTCACCGACCGCGTCGAGACGATGGTCGCGGAGGTGGCCGAGGCGCTGCGACCCGCGATGAAGGCGCCCCGCGAGGAGGCCTCGCGCCGCTTCAACGAGCACCAGCACGCGCTCATCGAGTGCGCGCGGGCGCACGCCGACCTGCTCCAGTGGGAGGCGTTCACCGCGGGCCTGGAGAAGGTCCAGGACCCGGGCACGCGGCAGGTCCTGACGTGGCTGCGCGACCTGTTCGGCCTCGTGACGATCGAGCGCAACCTGGCCTGGTACCTCATCCACGGCCGGCTCTCCGCGGGCCGTGCGCGGACCGTGACGTCCTACGTCGACCGCCTGCTGACGCGCCTGCGCCCGCACGCGCAGGACCTGGTCGACGCCTTCGGCTACGGCCCCGAGCACGTGCGTGCCGCGATCGCGAGCGGCGCCGAGGGCCAGCGGCAGGACGAGGCGCGGGACTACTACCGGCGCCTGCGGGCCACGGGGGACCTGCCCATCCCGGAGAAGTCGGTCGCCAAGAACGGCGTCCGGCCCGCGACGACGGGGCCGTCCTCGGCCGTGCCGGCGCCCCCGGTCGCCCCCTCGGCGCCGAGCCCGGTCTGACGGCGCCCGCGAGCCGCGACGCGTCGCCGGCCTCGCCGGCCTCGCCCGCCGAGCACGTCCGTCCCACGCGAGCGCGTCCTGTGCGGCGGACGTGCTCGGTGGGAACGGACGTGCTCGGCGGGTCGTCGCGTGAGGGACGGGGCCCAGGCGGGCGGGTCAGCGCAGGTGGGCGAGCACGGCCGCGGCGACGTCGTCCGGGCGGTGCTCGGGGAGCCAGTGGTCGGCGTCGAGCTCGACGTGGCGGTACGGGCCGGTGACGTAGCGGCCGGTCGCCCGCACGGAGTCGGGGGCGAAGAACGGGTCCCGGCGGCCCGAGACGTAGGTGGTCGGCACGGGCGTGGGGCCGGAGCCGCGGCTCTTGGCTGCGCCCTTGCCTCGGCTGCGGCTCACGGGCAGCGCGCGGTACCAGCCCAGCGCCGCGGTGAGGGCGCCGGGCTCGCTCATGCGGGTGGCGTAGTGGTCCACCAGGTGCGGCTCCAGCCCCGATCCGGCGAGGAAGCGCCGCAGCAGCGCGGCGTCGCGGCGCAGGAGCAGGGCCTCCGGGACCTTCGGGGCCTGGAACCAGAGCATGTACGACGAGCGCCGGACCTGGTCCCCGCGGCCGGCGGCCATCGCCGCGGGATGCGGTGTCGAGAGCACGGTCAGCGACGCCGTCCGCTCCGGGTGGCGCCCGGCGAGCGACCACGCGACGGCGCCGCCCCAGTCGTGCCCGACGACGTG is a genomic window containing:
- a CDS encoding SRPBCC domain-containing protein; the encoded protein is MQQSPSIDGRADTAHGEVHLEVALPAATSDVWRALTDGEHTVRWLGRLDGVVAEGVRFDLWHDEHVRSRHAVLQWEPRRLLILTWDFPEERPSRLTVALDEVAPSSTTLTLHHEDLDDAVSYAAGWHRHLEYLHAHLAGDDLPFDDFWTGYDDLVEHYTDRPDRRPRA
- the purS gene encoding phosphoribosylformylglycinamidine synthase subunit PurS — encoded protein: MGRVVVDVMPKPEILDPQGKAVANALPRLGFHGFTSVRQGKRFELEVDGEVTEEVLEAVRRAAETLLSNPVIEDVVRVAVADEVGA
- the purQ gene encoding phosphoribosylformylglycinamidine synthase subunit PurQ, encoding MSTPTIARPAADARVDGARIGVVTFPGTLDDRDAARAVRLAGGEPVALWHADADLHGVDAVVLPGGFSYGDYLRAGAISSFAPVMGTLVDAARGGLPVLGICNGFQVLCEAHLLPGAMIKNDHRTFLCREQVLVVENATTAWTGDFEQGEKIVIPLKNQDGQYVASERDLDELEAEGRVVFRYDGWNPNGSRRAIAGIANAAGNVVGLMPHPEHAVEPGFGPDSAAGPRLGTDGLRFFTSVLATLVR
- a CDS encoding GNAT family N-acetyltransferase; amino-acid sequence: MSAPSPASGGAAATPTVAVERVPWDDPDAARLREEQQTELAARYDGVGDIEPVLPPDEMLATVVVRLDGEVVGCGSLRAASGYGDGYGELKRMFVRPAARGRGLSRAVLAELERLAVEHGLRRLVLETGVRQPEAIALYRSTGYERIDNYGPYTDEPTSVCYARWLTPEPEPR
- a CDS encoding MaoC/PaaZ C-terminal domain-containing protein, with translation MRTGRQVVELRTMPPLARTYVKGVTTSAVAMMAPRRPVAPEQLPAVDLRVHHVRADVERLTAYQHLVGEPAGDVLPAGFLHVLAFPLQTALMIRGDFPLPLLGMVHVANRVEQHRPVRLDAPLDVQVGARDLRPHHAGTVVDLVGEISVDGLVVWSGTSTYLARGVRVAGAARPEKEPRFAWIPPTPTGQWRLGADVGRQYAEVSGDRNPIHTSALAAKAFGFPRAIAHGMYTAARALADVGPAARGDAYRWDVEFAAPVLLPGTASVRVSPDDDGYGFVAWDARRARKHLEGRVVPLG
- a CDS encoding 3-oxoacyl-ACP reductase, producing MTDTYLGLVNSGLTKKIAKQLGLPRPAVLRRHDPAAPLVPGPVLVVPDAGAEADADAIAEQLLAWDLDVHRHPTGDADRFGAIVLVLTHVAAPADLTQPMLSVAPAVKRLAPGGRVVVVSREPGEPGAVAAPVAAARQGVDGMLRSLAKELRGGATGNGIVLAEGVDVTAPSAVGALRFLLSGRSAYVDGQPLHVTSSGGALPADWDKPLEGQVAVVTGAARGIGAAIARTLARDGATLVVVDVPAAGEALAAVANEVHGTALQLDVTADDAAARILAHVGARHGRLDVVVHNAGVLRDKLLVNMTPEKWDPVLAVNVTAPLRITEELLGSGSLGAAPRIIALASTSGIAGNRGQTNYGASKAGVIGMVRAFAPRLAALGGTANAVAPGFIETDMTASIPFATREFARRLSSLQQGGQPVDVAEAIAFLASPQAGGVNGQVLRVCGQSLVGA
- a CDS encoding acetyl-CoA C-acetyltransferase, translated to MAAPTTPAPTPPQTPAGAPRRAVVVGGNRIPFARSGGPYVRASNLDMLGAALDGLVARFGLADERIGEVAAGAVLKHSKDFNLAREAVLGSPLSPETPAYDLQQACATGLETVVGLSNKIRLGQIESGIAGGVDSTSDAPIVVSDPLRRILLDLSRARTPQQRLAAVARLRPAHLAPSAPTTGEPRTGLSMGEHQALTTAAWKITREAQDELALASHHNLAAAYDAGFFDDLLTPYRGLTRDANLRADTSLEKLGALKPVFGKTLDTPPTMTAGNSTPLSDGASTVLLASDAWAAERGLPVLASIVDAEPGAVDFVHGRDGLLMAGAHAVPRLLARNGLTLQDFDFYEIHEAFAATVLCNLAAWESEEFCRERLGLPGALGSIDRSRLNVHGSSLAAGHPFAATGGRIVATLAKALAAKGPGSRGLISVCAAGGQAVVAIMEAA
- a CDS encoding TetR family transcriptional regulator, giving the protein MSPITPATSPEPLTDAAPERAVGGPPVSGQPDTEAADGRSRRWDDHRAARRAELVRAARRAVHRIGPDVSMEEIAAAAGTSKSIVYRYFVDKTGLQVAVGEAVVAQMHAALDEASSRAATPREGLRSMIDVYLAMVETSPNVYWFVTRPVSEDASAPLGHFLEAVAALVARPFARVLTEDRDDEDGDGADVGAARQADVWAAGAVGFVRGTGDWWLTHRDAPGAPTREELVERITAWLWAGPVSVLARTRTARPAHDDPAHDPADDPTTAENPAAAGLNDEEQP
- a CDS encoding acyl-CoA dehydrogenase, whose protein sequence is MTTLSEKRARGTSEPRVDVPALEEVLLGRWAPIRRAARELLKDPRFHRVEGQSTDVHRERVLEQLRILATEGDVLRSFPTELGGADDHGGSLARFEEVITADPSLQIKAGVQWGLFASAILHLGTEEHHARLLPGAMSVDVPGAFAMTETGHGSDVASIGTTATYDPQTQEFDLHTPFRAAWKDYLGNAAVHGTAAVVFAQLVTAAPGGPKVNHGVHAFYVPLRDPETLEFLPGIGGEDDGLKGGLNGIDNGRLHFTHVRVPRANLLNRYGDVAADGTYSSPIPSPGRRFFTMLGTLVQGRVSLDGAAVNVGKLAMIIAVTYANQRRQFAGPQSNEEVVLLDYAEHQRRLLPLLAQTYAGAFAHERLLETFDAVFSGASDTDEDRENLETIAATLKPASTWHALAALQGAREACGGAGFLTENRLTSLRADLDVYVTFEGDNTVLLQLVAKRLLADHAKEFKDIDAGGVARYVAGRAADVALHRTPLLRVVQTLSDGGDARRSAGQLRETSTQRELLTDRVETMVAEVAEALRPAMKAPREEASRRFNEHQHALIECARAHADLLQWEAFTAGLEKVQDPGTRQVLTWLRDLFGLVTIERNLAWYLIHGRLSAGRARTVTSYVDRLLTRLRPHAQDLVDAFGYGPEHVRAAIASGAEGQRQDEARDYYRRLRATGDLPIPEKSVAKNGVRPATTGPSSAVPAPPVAPSAPSPV
- a CDS encoding alpha/beta fold hydrolase, with protein sequence MDTFRRDGLTFDVHDHAPAGAPHGAAGSAPTGTAVLLHGFPQDASAYDAVVPLLTGAGLRVLAPDQRGYSPGARPAGRRAYAVRELVADVVALLDAAGVERAHVVGHDWGGAVAWSLAGRHPERTASLTVLSTPHPAAMAAGRGDQVRRSSYMLWFQAPKVPEALLLRRDAALLRRFLAGSGLEPHLVDHYATRMSEPGALTAALGWYRALPVSRSRGKGAAKSRGSGPTPVPTTYVSGRRDPFFAPDSVRATGRYVTGPYRHVELDADHWLPEHRPDDVAAAVLAHLR